The nucleotide window GTCAGCCAGGTGAACGCCTCGGTCCGCGCGGATGCCGGAACCAGTGCGTCGACCAGGGTGTACCCGCTGATCAGTGCGGGCGCGATGAAGAGACCGACCAGGAAGCCGAGCCCGGCGAGCAGCGGCACCGAGTGCACGGCCCACAGCCCGGACGCGGCCAGCGTCAGGGCCATGTACCCGATGATCAGGCGACGCCGGGGACTGCTCTTCCAGACGATGGCGCCGCACGCGACCCCGGCCAGCATGTTGCCCGCGGCGAAGACCCCGTACAGCAGTCCGTTCACACCCGGACGGCCGATCTCCTCGGAGAACGCCGTCAGGGAGACCTGCATCCCGCCGAAGACCGCGCCGATGCCGAGGAACGTGATGGCGAGCACCCGGACGCCCGGAACGGACAGGGCGGACCTGTGCGGGGCCTCGGCGGTGGCAGCGCCTCGCGGCACGGGCTGCGTGGAGCGCTGGGCCGCGAAGAGCAGGCCGCCGACGAGTGTCAGTGCGGCCTCCGTGAGCAGACCGGCCGCCGGGTGTACGCCGGTGCACAGGGCGGTCGCGAGAACCGGGCCGACGACGAACGTGAACTCGTCCGTCACCGACTCGAAGGCGGCGGCCGTCGACATCAGCGGCGAGGCGGGACGCCCGGGGGCGGCACCCAGCAGGGCGGCCCAGCGGGCCCGGACCATCGGTCCGACCTGCGGGATGGAGGCGCCGGTGGGCACGGCGGCGAGGAACAGCACCCACAGGGGTGCGTCGGCCAGCGCGAGCGCTGGCAGCGCCCCCACGGACGCCGCGTGCACCAGCACACCGGGCAGCAGGACCGCCCGCTGGCCGAAGCGGTCGGCGAGTTTGCCGCCCTGCGGGGCGAACAGCGCCATGGAGACGCCGGAGACGGCCGCCACGGCGCCTGCGCTGCCGTACGAACCGGTGGTGTGCTGCACGAGAAGGACGATGCCGATGGTCAGCATCGCGAAGGGCTGCCGTGCGGCGAAGCCCGGAAGGAGGAAGGTCCACACACCGGGGGTGCGCAGCAACTGCCCGTAACCGGGGCGGTCGGAGACCGTGGACGCCACGGTCCTTGCCTTTCTGCCGCCTGGTGGCTTGGCTCCTGCGGCACGTCCACCACGCAAGATGCGCGACTCGTGCGGGAGCTGCCGAGAGCTGTCCTCTTCGCGCGGAACTGCGGTAGATGCCGGGCGGCTCGCTACAGAGGCGGAGGGACGCCACGACCGCCATACGGTCGCGCCAGCTCTGCGTCAGGCAGAGGTGGTCGATCAGATTGGGTCGATGATATTTCCTTCATGCTACAGGCAGCGGCACCTGTACTCCTGCGATTGCGTACAGGTGCCTCTGCTGAGCCTGGGATCGCCGGGACCGGGATCACTGAGGACCGGGATCAGCGATGCGTCTTCGTGGAGTCGGACCGCTTGTCACCGGATTCGGATACCGAACCGATGCCCCTGACGAGCTTCTTCGCCAGGTGCGCCAGGTGCGGCGTACTGTCGACCCGCGTCGACCCACCGGGACTTCCAAAGCGCCCGGAACGACCCGAACCGCCGGAGCCTTCCGGGCCACCCGGCCGCCTGGTACGCCCCGGTCCGCCACGCGCTCCGGTGCGCGAACCGGCCCGGGAGCCGGGCTTCCCCGAGCCGCCCCCGGTGCCCAGCCAGCCCGCCAGCTTGCCGCCCTCGCCGACCGCCCGCAGCCGGGCCTCGGCCGCGTCGCGCACCGGGTCGGTCGCCACCACCAGCAGTTCGTCGCGGCGCCGCAGCACGGTGGACGGTGCCGGTACGAAGCTCTTGCCGTCCCGGACCACGAGCGTGACCGCAGCCCCGGCGGGCAGTCGCAGCTCGCCGACCTCCACCCCGTGCATCTTCGACTCGGCGGGGATCGCGACGGACAGCAGATGCCCGCGCAGCCGCTCCAGGGGCGCCGATTCGATGCCCAGGTCCGCCGCTTCCGACGGATCGTCGGAGATCTTGAGTGCTTTCGCGAGCCAGGGCAGGGTCGGCCCCTGGAGCAGGGTGTAGACCACGACAAGAACGAAGACGATGTTGAAGACCCTGGTGCTGCCGGAGATCCCGGAGACCATCGGAATGGTCGCGAGCACGATGGGTACGGCGCCGCGCAGTCCGGCCCAGGACATCAGCGTCTTCTCGCGATGCGGCAGTCTGAACGGTGCCAGGCTGACGAAGACCGAGAGCGGTCGCGCCACCACGGTCAGGACCAGCCCCACCATCATCGCGGGCCAGAAGTCGGCGACCAGGTCGTGTGGTGTGACCAGCAGGCCGAGCAGCACGAACATGCCGATCTGGGCCAGCCAGCCGAGCCCGTCCGCGAAACCGCGGGTGGCCGGCCAGTGCGGCAGCTTGGAGTTGCCGAGGACCATCGCCGCGAGATAGACGGCTAGGAATCCGCTGCCGTGCGCCAGCGCGCCCGCCGCGTAGGCAGAGACCGCGATGGCCATCACGGCGATCGGGTACAGACCGGACGCGGGCAGCGCCACATGGCGCAGTCCGAGGGAGCCGAGCCAGCCGACCGCAAGACCGATGGCCGCACCGATCGTCAGCTCAAGGGCTATCTCACCGACGAGTACGTACCAGTGCTCCACGGGGCCGATGGCGGAGAACGCCACCACGAGGATGACGACCGGGGCGTCGTTGAAGCCGGACTCGGCCTCCAGGACGCCCGTGATCCGGGACGGCAGCGGCACCTTGCGCAGCACGGAGAAGACGGCGGCGGCGTCGGTGGACGAGACGACCGCGCCGATGATCAGCGCCTGCCGCCACTCCAGGCCGACGAGATAGTGCGCTCCGGCCGCGGTGACACCCACGCTGATGCCCACGCCCACGGTCGAGAGCACCGCGGCGGCCGGCAGGGCGGGACGGACTTCCTTCCACTTCGTGCCCAGACCGCCCTCGGCGAGGATGACGACCAGTGCGGCGTAGCCGATCACCTGCGTCAGTTCGGCGTTGTCGAACCGGACGTCGAAGATGCCGTCCTGGCCTATGGCGACACCGATGCCGAGGTACAGGAGCAGGCTGGGGAGCCCGCTGCGGGACGAGATGCGCACCGCCACCACGGCGACGAGCAGGACGAGTGAACAGACGAGCAGGAGTTCGTTGAGCATGTGGACTGTCAGTGTTCGTCCCTTCCCTGCGTGCGCCTGTCGGTCCGTGCGCCGACGGTCGGTACTTCGTTACCTTACCTAATCTTTTACGCTTTCTTGATGCGCTCGAGTGTTCGTGCGAACGGTGCGCATATGGATGCATCTCCATACCGCGTCCGAGTGGCTTCCGCGCTGCGCCTATGGTTGCTCCTGCACTCCCAGGACCACCCTGCCCCTCGAAGGACAGCGATGCCCGCCAACACAACCGCCTCTTCCGGTTCTTCCGATGCGAAGAAGCCAGGCAGGAAGAAGGGGCGACGCGCCCGTCTGCTCGTGATCGTCCTGGTGCTGGCGCTTGTCGCGGGTGTCGGCTATGGCGCGTTCTGGTCCGTCTCCACGGTGCGGGCCTCGTACCCGCAGACCACCGGTTCGATCGACCTCGACGCTCTCGACGCCGACGTCGACGTCCGACGCGACAGTTACGGAATCCCGCAGATCTACGCGGACTCCGACGCCGACCTCTTCCGCGCCCAGGGCTTCGTCCAGGCTCAGGACCGCTTCTGGGAGATGGACGTCCGCCGTCATATGACGTCCGGCCGGCTCTCCGAGATGTTCGGCTCCGGCCAGGTGGCGACCGACTCCTTCCTGCGCACCCTCGGCTGGCGCCAGGTCGCGCAGAAGGAGTACGACACCGTCCTGGACGAGTCCACCAAGAAGAACCTCCGGTCGTACGCGGAGGGGGTGAACGCGTACCTCAAGGGCAAGGACGGCAAGGACCTGTCCGTCGAGTACGCCGCCCTGGGGCTCACCAACGACTACAAGCCCGCCGAGTGGACCCCGGTCGACTCGGTCGCCTGGCTGAAGGCGATGGCCTGGGACCTGCGCGGCAACATGCAGGA belongs to Streptomyces finlayi and includes:
- a CDS encoding MFS transporter, with translation MASTVSDRPGYGQLLRTPGVWTFLLPGFAARQPFAMLTIGIVLLVQHTTGSYGSAGAVAAVSGVSMALFAPQGGKLADRFGQRAVLLPGVLVHAASVGALPALALADAPLWVLFLAAVPTGASIPQVGPMVRARWAALLGAAPGRPASPLMSTAAAFESVTDEFTFVVGPVLATALCTGVHPAAGLLTEAALTLVGGLLFAAQRSTQPVPRGAATAEAPHRSALSVPGVRVLAITFLGIGAVFGGMQVSLTAFSEEIGRPGVNGLLYGVFAAGNMLAGVACGAIVWKSSPRRRLIIGYMALTLAASGLWAVHSVPLLAGLGFLVGLFIAPALISGYTLVDALVPASARTEAFTWLTGAVALGQAGAVTVAGQLADRQGASTGFVVPLVGTALALATLLALRSRLAPRASGRLVARGVGHREPVTVD
- a CDS encoding potassium/proton antiporter, whose product is MLNELLLVCSLVLLVAVVAVRISSRSGLPSLLLYLGIGVAIGQDGIFDVRFDNAELTQVIGYAALVVILAEGGLGTKWKEVRPALPAAAVLSTVGVGISVGVTAAGAHYLVGLEWRQALIIGAVVSSTDAAAVFSVLRKVPLPSRITGVLEAESGFNDAPVVILVVAFSAIGPVEHWYVLVGEIALELTIGAAIGLAVGWLGSLGLRHVALPASGLYPIAVMAIAVSAYAAGALAHGSGFLAVYLAAMVLGNSKLPHWPATRGFADGLGWLAQIGMFVLLGLLVTPHDLVADFWPAMMVGLVLTVVARPLSVFVSLAPFRLPHREKTLMSWAGLRGAVPIVLATIPMVSGISGSTRVFNIVFVLVVVYTLLQGPTLPWLAKALKISDDPSEAADLGIESAPLERLRGHLLSVAIPAESKMHGVEVGELRLPAGAAVTLVVRDGKSFVPAPSTVLRRRDELLVVATDPVRDAAEARLRAVGEGGKLAGWLGTGGGSGKPGSRAGSRTGARGGPGRTRRPGGPEGSGGSGRSGRFGSPGGSTRVDSTPHLAHLAKKLVRGIGSVSESGDKRSDSTKTHR